A segment of the Prochlorococcus sp. RS04 genome:
ACTTGCATGTCCAGCTCCAAAATGATCAAACTTACTTTCACTTCTCTTGAGATATCCCGCGACTCCATTTTGTTGTCTAAGGGAATCAAATTGACTAAAACGTCCTGTTATTAATTTATGAGGATAACCTTGATGTCCTACATCCCAAACAACCTTATCAAAATCAAGATCAAGAGTTTGATATAAAGCCAATGTAAGCTCAACTACACCTAATCCAGGCCCAAGATGTCCACCACTAGTAGATACTACTTGTAGATGTCTTTCTCTAATTTGACATGCAATTTCTTCTAATTGTGAAACTGTTAAGCCATGAAGTTGATTTGGATGACTTAACTCACTTAAAAGCATTTAACAAAAATTGGTATCTATATAATCTAAAACGCCGAGGTGCAAAATGAGTATTTTTTTTGAAATAGATCATGTAATGTTTTATTAGATTAATAATTAATGCTAAAAATATATATATGAATGATTATTTTGAAAAAATACTTCAAGCTGAAGTCTATGAAGTTGCAAAAAAAACACCACTAGAGAAAGCTCATAATTTAAGTAATACACTTAATAATGAAGTTTTTCTAAAAAGAGAAGATCTTCAGGATGTATTTTCATTCAAAATAAGAGGTGCATATAACAAAATGAGTAAGCTCACTAATTCACAGCTTGCTCAGGGTGTAATTACTTCTAGTGCTGGTAATCATGCTCAAGGGGTTGCACTTAGTGCCCTTAAGTTAAATTGCGAAGCAACTATATTAATGCCCATTACCACACCTCTAGTAAAAGTTAATGCAGTAAAAAAATTAAAAGCAAAAGTTATATTATATGGCGATAACTATGATGAAACTTATAAAGAGGCAATAAGGATTAGCCAAGAAAAAAATTTATGCTTTATTCATCCCTTTGATGATCCAGAAGTAATAGCTGGACAAGGAACTATAGCTATAGAACTAGAACAGCAGCTTAAAGAAAAACCTTATGCAATTTATATTGCTGTAGGTGGTGGGGGATTGATATCAGGTATATCCTTATACCTTAAAAAAGTATGGCCTGAAGTAAAAATAATTGGTGTAGAACCAGAAGATGCAGACGCTATGACGAAATCTTTGGAAGAAGAAAAAATTGTGGAACTATCTTCCGTAGGTCAATTTGCAGATGGAGTGGCGGTTAAAAAAATTGGTAAAAATACTTTTGATATTTGTAGAAAATATATAGATAAGATGATTAGGGTTAATACTGATGAAATCTGTGCTGCTATAAAAGATGTTTTTGAGGATACTAGATCAATACTAGAGCCCGCAGGTGCCTTATCAATAGCGGGAATGAAAAAAGATATTTTAAATTCGAATCATTCAAATAAAAAAATGGTTGCGATTGCATGTGGTGCAAATATGAATTTCGAGAGGCTTAGATTTGTAGCAGAAAGAGCAGAACTTGGAGAGTGTAAAGAAGTAATGATGGCTGTTGAAATTCCTGAACGTGCTGGTAGTCTAATTGATTTTTGTAAGTTACTTGATAATAGAAATTTAACTGAATTTAGCTATAGGATGTCAAATTCAAAGAATGCACAGATCTTTGTAGGGGTTCAAGTCTATGGTTTAAATGATAAAAAAAATCTATTAAATGTATTTAAAAATTCTGAATACTCATTTATTGACATAAGTGATGATGAATTATCTAAAAATCATCTCAGACATATGGTAGGTGGAAGATTACCAAGGGATTTTAAAGAGATGGAATATAGAAACTTTATTGAGCTTTTATATAGATTTGAGTTTCCTGAAAGGCCAGGCGCATTAATAAACTTCTTAAATAATATGAAGTCAAATTGGTCTATAAGCGTATTTCACTACAGGAATTATGGATCTGATGTAGGAAAAATTGTTATTGGAGTTTTGATTGACAAAAATGAGATTTTAGAATGGAATAATTTTGTAAAAATTCTAGGCTATAAATTCTGGGATGAAACTAAAAACGATACATATAGATTATTCCTTGGTGCATCAGATTAAATTTAAGGTAGATTAGGAAAGATTTCGGTAATTAAAATCAATCAATCTGATCTAAATACCACGCCAATATCTGATATAGATCTAGTTACTAAAGTTGAAGCTGTTCTATATTTAAAAGGCAGACCAATAACAAAAAAAGATCTTTCAGAAATTACTAATTCTGATATAAATTCAATAAATGATGCAATTAAAGATCTAAAAAATAAATACTCTAATCCCAACTCAGCTATTGAATTAAATGCAGTTAATAACAGTTTTTCTCTCGAACTAAAATCTAGTCTTAATGAATTCGTCGATGATTTACTTCCTTCTGATTTGAAAACATCAGAATTAAGGACATTGGCAACTATTGCGATCAAAAAAAAGATCCTGCAATCGGACCTCATACTTCTTCGAGGTTCAGGTGCTTATGATCATATTAAAGAATTATTAGAAAAGAAATTCATCGTCAAACGGAGGCAAAAAGATGGCAGATCATATTGGCTATCATTATCAGAAAAGTTTTTTCAAACTTTTGCTGTAAGTAATGAATATCTCTCAAATATAGGAAGTGGTAACAATAAGCAGCAATAATAAGGAAATGTTAGGATGTATTAAATTACGACAAGATGATGTTATCTGAGATTTTTGCAGTTTTGGGTCAAACTTTATCAATTTATTCTTTCATATTGATAATAAGAATTTTACTTACATGGTTTCCAGGTATTGATTGGAGTAACGGAGTTTTATCTGCATTAACTTCTATCACAGATCCTTATTTAAACATTTTTAGAGGTATTATCCCTCCAATAGGTGGATTTGATATTTCATCTTTGTTAGCTTTTTTACTTTTAAATGTTATTCAAAATTTAATTACAAATCTCCAGTATGCAAGCTTAGGTTATAGCTGAATTTATCTATCATCTCCCGAACCTCTTATCTTGCCTTTAGCTGCTCTTAATTTTAATTTTTCAAGGTTTTGTAATGCAACATCCTCTAAATTGAAATTTAATTCTGTACAAAGATTTGATACATACCACAAAACGTCTCCTAACTCTTTTTTAATACCTAATCTTGATTCGTTATCAAATATTCCATTTTTATCTCTTATAACTTTTTTCACTTTTTCTGCAACCTCACCAGCCTCTCCCACTAAACCAAGAGTTGGATAAATATTATTTGAACCTAAATCTGGATATTGTGCTGTTTCTCTAGCTTTTTTCTGATAAGTTTTAAAATCCATGACTTAAATAACTAACTTTGGGTATGGTAAATTTATTTATATCTAGCAATATTATCTATATATGTCGAATATTGATTTAAAAAGAAGAACAAAAATAGTAGCAACTATTGGCCCAGCAACTCAATCTGAAGAGATAATTTCAAATTTAATTAAGGCTGGAGTAACAACATTCAGATTAAATTTCTCTCATGGAGATCATAAAGATCATGCTGAGAGAATTAAAACCATAAGGGAAGTATCAAAAAAATTAGATATAGATATTGGAATATTGCAAGATCTTCAAGGACCTAAAATACGATTAGGGCGCTTTAAAGATGGGCCAGTAAAAGTTAAAAAAGGCGATAAATTCACACTGACATCAAATGAAGTCGATTGTACAAATACTATTGCAAATGTTACCTACGACAAACTTTCTCAAGAGGTTAGCGAAGGGAAAAGAATACTTTTAGATGATGGAAAAATAGAAATGATTGTAGAAAAAGTTGATACAAAAGCTAATAATTTGGAGTGCATGGTAACTGTAGGAGGGGTTCTTTCAAACAATAAAGGTGTTAATTTTCCAGATGTCCAATTATCAGTAAAAGCTTTAACAGAAAAAGATAAAGAAGATTTAAAATTCGGTTTATCTGAAGGAGTTGATTGGATAGCACTAAGTTTCGTAAGAAATCCATCCGATATAAATGAGATAAAAGATTTAATAAACAAAAATGGGCATTCAACTCCTGTGGTCGCAAAAATAGAAAAATTTGAAGCAATTGATCAGATCGATACAGTATTACCCTTATGTGATGGGGTTATGGTTGCAAGAGGTGATTTGGGAGTTGAAATGCCTGCTGAAGAAGTTCCTCTTTTACAAAAGGAGTTAATAAGAAAAGCCAATTCATTAGGTATCCCAATAATTACAGCGACTCAAATGCTTGATTCTATGGCATCTAACCCAAGACCAACAAGGGCCGAAGTTAGTGATGTAGCGAATGCAATTCTAGATGGTACTGATGCTGTAATGCTTTCAAACGAAACTGCAGTTGGCGATTATCCTGTAGAGGCAGTTGAAACGATGGCAACCATAGCAAGAAGAATTGAAAGGGATTATCCACTTAAGGCTATTGATAGTCACTTACCCAGTACGATCCCAAATGCTATTAGTGCAGCAGTAAGTAATATAGCTAGACAACTTGATGCAGGGGCTATAATCCCTTTAACAAAATCAGGTTCTACCGCTCGAAATGTAAGTAAGTTCAGACCACCAACACCTATATTGGCAACTACTACAGAGAAGAGTGTAGCGAGAAGATTGCAACTAGTTTGGGGAGTTACTCCAATAGTTGTTAAAAATGATGAAAGAACAGCAAAAACTTTTAGTTTAGCTATGCAAATTGCTCAGGAGATGGGAATCCTTAATCAAGGAGATTTAGTAGTTCAAACCGCAGGTACATTGACTGGAATTAGCGGTTCTACAGATTTAATAAAAGTCGGTTTGGTAAGAAAGATTGTATCAAGAGGTATTTCAATAGGAGAAATCGGTGTTACAGGTAAAGCAAGAATAATTAAAAATAATCTTGATATATCCTTAATTTGCCCAGGAGAAATATTATTTGTTCCGAAGGAATTAATGAAAAATATTCCATTGAGTAAAAATATTGCCGGTATTGTTACGAACCAAAATGTAAATGATGTTTATGCTTTGTTTAACAAAAATAATAAAAAGATTTCTACAATTTGTAATTTAGAAAATATGGATAAACATGAAATCAGTAATGGCGACCTTATTACACTGCAGCTAAATGAAGGTGTTATATACATGGGGCAAATTGAAGATGATGATTCATTAGATAAATATAAATATGTCTAGGAATATCTCAATAAAAGAAGCCTTAGGCATGGCCACAAAAACTTTAGTTTCGAACAAATTGAGAAGTTCTTTAACAATGCTGGGGATAATTATAGGAAATGCATCAGTTATTACACTTGTTGGGCTTGGAAGAGGTGCTCAAACATTAGCTAAAAACCAATTAAGTAATTTAGGTGCGAATGTTTTATTCATTGTTCCTGGAAATAATGACACCAGAAGAAGAGGTATTTCATTTCCTAAAAATCTTGTTTTAGAAGATGCAATAGCAATAAGTAATCAAGTCCCAACAGTTAAAAAAGTTGCGCCTCAAATTTCTGCTAACGAAATAGTGCAGTCAAATTCTAAAAGTCTAAATATATCAATTGCAGGAGTTACACCCGAATTTCTTGAAGTAAGAAGCTTTGAAGTTGATAAGGGAAGATTTATATCTAAGAGTGATATTAATAGTGCTAGAAGTTATGTAGTAATAGGTCCTGATCTTAAAGACGAATTTTTCAAAGATAATTCTTCATCACTTGGTGAAAAAATCAGAATTAAAGACCATACTTATGAAATTATTGGAATATTAAAACCAAAAGGTGCTGTATTTGGAAGTAATCAAGACAAAAATGCTTATATTCCATTAACCACCATGGTTAATAGGATTACAGGGAAGGACCCAACATATGGAGTAAGTTTAAGCTTTATTAGTGTTGAAGCGATAGATAAAAATGCAACTAGTGCCGCTAAATTTCAGATTACTAACTTATTAAGGCAAAGACATAAAATAATCCGAGATGATGACTTTGCGGTTAGATCACAAGAAGATGCATTGAATATAGTAACCAATATAACAAGTGGGCTAACGTTTTTATTGGCTGGTATTGGGGCAGTATCTTTGGTGGTTGGCGGCATTGGAATCATGAATATTATGCTTGTTTCTGTAAGTGAAAGGACTGAAGAAATTGGACTTAGAAAAGCAATAGGAGCTAAACAGTCAGATATATTAATTCAATTTTTGATTGAAGCATTGATTTTATCTACAATTGGCGGGTTAATTGGAACAACAACAGGATTATCAGGTGTTTTTCTTTTATCTCTGATAACACCACTTCCTGCATCAGTAGGAATTACAACTACTTTTTCCACCATGATCATTTCAGGATCAATAGGTTTAATCTTTGGCGTTTTACCTGCAAAAAGAGCTTCCAAATTAGATCCAATTGTTGCATTAAGAAGTTTATAAATATAATTTTTAATAATGCTCAATTTTTATAAATTAATTGAGATATTGGTGAGTCTTCAATCAATAGTAATAACATCAATGTTACCTGTTTATATTCCACTACCTTTTATCTATAAATCTAGTAATAACTTTGACTTACCTATCACATGGCAAATTCCGACCATAATTTTATTAACACTTATATTCCATAAAAAAGTTGTATTCAGAGCATTTTCTATATATATAATTTTGGGGTTATTTATACTTCCTATCTTTCAACAAGGAGGTTCATTAGGTTATTTGCTCACTCCAAATTTTGGTTATTTATTAGGTTTATATCCATTAATAAAAATAATTGATAATTTAAATAATAGAAATAAAATAAACGTTGGAAACTTTTTAAAAAACGGATTTATAGCAATAGGTGCTATGCATTTAACTGGAATATTTTACAACTTCTTACAAATCATATTCTACAGTCAATACAATTTATTTTTATATAATTTAGGGAAATACTCATTAGGTAAAATTGGATATCATTTTTTAATGCTTTTTCCACTTTTATTACTTATTAAACCTATAGAACATTTAAAACGTAGAAATAATGACTATTAATATAAAAACAAAATTATATTTTGTATCTTTAAGTATTTTTATTGTTCTAATTGATCAATTTACGAAATATTTAATGTTTTATAATAAAAAATTATTTATTAATAAAAATTTTCTTTTATTCAAATTAGACTTTGTAAAAAATTATGGAGCAGCATTTAATATATTAAGTGGTAGTAGAGTATTTTTATCTTTAATAAGTATTTTTTTTTCTATATTACTTCTTTATTTGATATTTAGGAAAAATACTTTAAACTCATTTGATCTATATTCTTATAGCTTTATTCTTGGAGGAACTATTGGTAATGGTATAGATAGGATATATAGAGGTTTTGTAATTGATTTTATAAATTTAAATATTATAAATTTTCCAGTATTTAATATTGCTGATATATCTATTAATATTGGTTTCATTTTTTTACTATACAACATTTTTAAAAATAAT
Coding sequences within it:
- the lspA gene encoding signal peptidase II codes for the protein MTINIKTKLYFVSLSIFIVLIDQFTKYLMFYNKKLFINKNFLLFKLDFVKNYGAAFNILSGSRVFLSLISIFFSILLLYLIFRKNTLNSFDLYSYSFILGGTIGNGIDRIYRGFVIDFINLNIINFPVFNIADISINIGFIFLLYNIFKNNR
- a CDS encoding nucleoside triphosphate pyrophosphohydrolase family protein: MDFKTYQKKARETAQYPDLGSNNIYPTLGLVGEAGEVAEKVKKVIRDKNGIFDNESRLGIKKELGDVLWYVSNLCTELNFNLEDVALQNLEKLKLRAAKGKIRGSGDDR
- a CDS encoding ABC transporter permease, with amino-acid sequence MSRNISIKEALGMATKTLVSNKLRSSLTMLGIIIGNASVITLVGLGRGAQTLAKNQLSNLGANVLFIVPGNNDTRRRGISFPKNLVLEDAIAISNQVPTVKKVAPQISANEIVQSNSKSLNISIAGVTPEFLEVRSFEVDKGRFISKSDINSARSYVVIGPDLKDEFFKDNSSSLGEKIRIKDHTYEIIGILKPKGAVFGSNQDKNAYIPLTTMVNRITGKDPTYGVSLSFISVEAIDKNATSAAKFQITNLLRQRHKIIRDDDFAVRSQEDALNIVTNITSGLTFLLAGIGAVSLVVGGIGIMNIMLVSVSERTEEIGLRKAIGAKQSDILIQFLIEALILSTIGGLIGTTTGLSGVFLLSLITPLPASVGITTTFSTMIISGSIGLIFGVLPAKRASKLDPIVALRSL
- a CDS encoding YggT family protein; this encodes MLSEIFAVLGQTLSIYSFILIIRILLTWFPGIDWSNGVLSALTSITDPYLNIFRGIIPPIGGFDISSLLAFLLLNVIQNLITNLQYASLGYS
- the ilvA gene encoding threonine ammonia-lyase, biosynthetic yields the protein MNDYFEKILQAEVYEVAKKTPLEKAHNLSNTLNNEVFLKREDLQDVFSFKIRGAYNKMSKLTNSQLAQGVITSSAGNHAQGVALSALKLNCEATILMPITTPLVKVNAVKKLKAKVILYGDNYDETYKEAIRISQEKNLCFIHPFDDPEVIAGQGTIAIELEQQLKEKPYAIYIAVGGGGLISGISLYLKKVWPEVKIIGVEPEDADAMTKSLEEEKIVELSSVGQFADGVAVKKIGKNTFDICRKYIDKMIRVNTDEICAAIKDVFEDTRSILEPAGALSIAGMKKDILNSNHSNKKMVAIACGANMNFERLRFVAERAELGECKEVMMAVEIPERAGSLIDFCKLLDNRNLTEFSYRMSNSKNAQIFVGVQVYGLNDKKNLLNVFKNSEYSFIDISDDELSKNHLRHMVGGRLPRDFKEMEYRNFIELLYRFEFPERPGALINFLNNMKSNWSISVFHYRNYGSDVGKIVIGVLIDKNEILEWNNFVKILGYKFWDETKNDTYRLFLGASD
- the scpB gene encoding SMC-Scp complex subunit ScpB; protein product: MDLVTKVEAVLYLKGRPITKKDLSEITNSDINSINDAIKDLKNKYSNPNSAIELNAVNNSFSLELKSSLNEFVDDLLPSDLKTSELRTLATIAIKKKILQSDLILLRGSGAYDHIKELLEKKFIVKRRQKDGRSYWLSLSEKFFQTFAVSNEYLSNIGSGNNKQQ
- the pyk gene encoding pyruvate kinase, giving the protein MSNIDLKRRTKIVATIGPATQSEEIISNLIKAGVTTFRLNFSHGDHKDHAERIKTIREVSKKLDIDIGILQDLQGPKIRLGRFKDGPVKVKKGDKFTLTSNEVDCTNTIANVTYDKLSQEVSEGKRILLDDGKIEMIVEKVDTKANNLECMVTVGGVLSNNKGVNFPDVQLSVKALTEKDKEDLKFGLSEGVDWIALSFVRNPSDINEIKDLINKNGHSTPVVAKIEKFEAIDQIDTVLPLCDGVMVARGDLGVEMPAEEVPLLQKELIRKANSLGIPIITATQMLDSMASNPRPTRAEVSDVANAILDGTDAVMLSNETAVGDYPVEAVETMATIARRIERDYPLKAIDSHLPSTIPNAISAAVSNIARQLDAGAIIPLTKSGSTARNVSKFRPPTPILATTTEKSVARRLQLVWGVTPIVVKNDERTAKTFSLAMQIAQEMGILNQGDLVVQTAGTLTGISGSTDLIKVGLVRKIVSRGISIGEIGVTGKARIIKNNLDISLICPGEILFVPKELMKNIPLSKNIAGIVTNQNVNDVYALFNKNNKKISTICNLENMDKHEISNGDLITLQLNEGVIYMGQIEDDDSLDKYKYV
- a CDS encoding biotin transporter BioY; its protein translation is MLNFYKLIEILVSLQSIVITSMLPVYIPLPFIYKSSNNFDLPITWQIPTIILLTLIFHKKVVFRAFSIYIILGLFILPIFQQGGSLGYLLTPNFGYLLGLYPLIKIIDNLNNRNKINVGNFLKNGFIAIGAMHLTGIFYNFLQIIFYSQYNLFLYNLGKYSLGKIGYHFLMLFPLLLLIKPIEHLKRRNNDY